TTTAAGAACGATTGACTGTTATCAGCAGTTGCAGCAATTTGATCTTGCCGAAAAAACAATTCAGGAACGTTACAACCGCTACAAACAAGGTGCTTTTTTGGTAGAATTAGGATATAACTATCAATTACAGAAAAACGAATCCAAAGCCAAAAATTACTACGATCAGGCAATTGAGAAAATCAAAACCAATCCAAATGATGTTTATGGAGTTGGAAATGCTTTTGAAAGAAAAGTGCTTTTAGAATATGCTTTAAAATCGTATCAAACGGGAATGCAGGTGCAGCCGAATTACAACTTCAATTTTCAGATTGGAATGCTATACGGCCAGTTAGGAAAAACCGATTTGATGATTGATCTTTTGCTGACAGAATCATACAATAATCAACAGAATGCCAATTTGATCCAGACGCAATTATCGCGTTTTATGAATGGCGAAACCGATAATACGGCTTTTAAAGACGCCATGCGTAAAGCTTTAATTTTAAGAACGCAGAAAGAACAAGACGTTTTCTGGAACCACTATTTAAGTTGGTTTTATGTACAGCAGAAAGAATTTGGAAAAGCATTTATTCAGGAAAAAGCCATTTACAAACGCGAACCAGAATCGTTAATCAGCATTGTTAATTTAAGTCAGTTTGCACTGAATGAAGACGATACCGAAACGGCTTCTGAAATTTTAAACTTCATTCTTCAAAATACAAAAGACCGCGATTTACTCATTCAAAGTAATGCGAGTTTAATGCAGATTAAGATTGATAAAGCTCAGGAAAAAGATTATCCAGCCATTACAAACGAGTTGCAGCAATTGCTTGTAACTTATGAAGTAAATCCATTTACGTTATCTTTGCAGTTGATTCAAGCGCATTTTCTAGCTTTTAATTTAAAGAAAACAGAAGAAGCGAAAGCAGTAGTCAAAAAAGCATTAGAATTAAACTTAAATGCGTATCAGCAAGCTGACGCTAAAATGGAATTAGCCGATATTCTGCTTTTGGAAGAAAAATACAATCAAGCTTTGATTTACTATTCGCAGATTCAGCTCGATTTAAAGAACGATGTAATGGCGCATGAAGCGAGTTTGAAAGCGGCTAAAACAAGTTATTACAAAGGCGATTTCGAATGGGCTTTAAAACAGTTTAAAGAATTAAAATCGGCTAACACACAATTAATTGCCAACGACGCTCTCGAATATTTCTTACTGATTAACGACAATACTGCAGCTGATTCGACACAAACGGCTTTAAAGCAATTTGCGAAAGGGGATTTTCTATTGTATCAGAATAAGAAACAAGAAGCCATTACTCAGTTTCAAAACATTCTAAAATCCTTTAAAGGACAAGAAATAGAAGCGGTTACATTGTTGCGTTTAGGTAAAATTTATGAAAGTCAGAAAGACTATGCTTCGGCTTTAAGCCAATACCAGCAGATCATTGACAATCATAGCGACGGAATTTATGTAGATGAAGCGTTGTTCTTTTCGGCAGAAATTTACAACGATGAACTGAAAGATATAGAAAAGGCAAAACCCTTATATGAAAAGGTAATTTTTAACCATCAGGATAGTATTTACTTTGTAGATGCCAGAAAAAAATACCGAGAATTGAGAGGAGATAAGAATTTGTAGTTTGGTTTAAGCGGTTAATCTATTAACCGTTTAACCGAATAAACGATTAAACAAGAAAAAATGATTATTTACAACATCACCACTAATATACACGAAAGCGTTCACGACCAATGGTTAAAATGGATGCAGGAAAAGCACATACCCGAAATTCTGGCAACCCAAAAATTCTCTTCGGCAAGAATTGTAAAAGTTCTAATTGAAGAAGAAATGGGAGGTATTACGTATTCGGTTCAATACACAACTGATAGTAAAGATACTTTGGAGAAATATTATCTGGAAGATCAGCCAAAATTTGATAGAGAAGCGTTGGAATTATTTGCAGATAAAATGCTCTCTTTCAGAACAGAATTAGAAGTTATTTCAGAACACTAGTTTTTTAGTTTTCAGTCACAGTCGCAGTTTTTTAGTAAATATTATTACAGAATTCGTTTCAGAAGAAACAAAACTTTGTGCCTTAGTGCCTTTGTGGCAATAAAAAAAATAAAAAAATAATGCTCTGCTTCTTAGCGCCTTCGCAGTAAAAAGAATACTTTTGCAGCCTCGCGGCAAACAAGAAAGAAAATGGAAAAAGTAAAAGCCAAAAAACATTTAGGACAGCACTTCTTGAAAGACGAAAGCATCGCAAAAGCAATTGCCGATACTTTGAGTCTAAAAGGATACGATGAGGTTTTAGAAATAGGACCAGGAATGGGTGTGCTTACTAAATATTTACTTGACAAGCCCATTATCACTCGAGTAATTGAGATTGATACGGAATCTGTTGCGTATTTGGATGCTAATTATCCAAAATTAAAAGACAAAATTATTTCAGAAGACTTTCTGAAATACAATATAAATAAAGTTTACGAAAACAAGCAGTTCGCTATAATTGGTAACTTCCCGTACAATATTTCATCTCAAATTGTATTTCGAACATTAGAATTTAGAGATCAGATTCCAGAATTTTCTGGAATGTTCCAAAAGGAAGTTGCAGAACGAATCTGCGAGAAAA
This is a stretch of genomic DNA from Flavobacterium endoglycinae. It encodes these proteins:
- the rsmA gene encoding 16S rRNA (adenine(1518)-N(6)/adenine(1519)-N(6))-dimethyltransferase RsmA, yielding MEKVKAKKHLGQHFLKDESIAKAIADTLSLKGYDEVLEIGPGMGVLTKYLLDKPIITRVIEIDTESVAYLDANYPKLKDKIISEDFLKYNINKVYENKQFAIIGNFPYNISSQIVFRTLEFRDQIPEFSGMFQKEVAERICEKKGSKTYGILSVLAQAFYDTEYLFTVDENVFIPPPKVKSGVMKMTRKEDYSLPCGEKLFFTVVKTAFQQRRKTLRNSLKTLNLSDKLREDTIFDKRPEQLSVEEFIELTQKIEADGVQS
- a CDS encoding DUF4286 family protein, translated to MIIYNITTNIHESVHDQWLKWMQEKHIPEILATQKFSSARIVKVLIEEEMGGITYSVQYTTDSKDTLEKYYLEDQPKFDREALELFADKMLSFRTELEVISEH
- a CDS encoding tetratricopeptide repeat protein, with amino-acid sequence MKNIFIYVILFWSGIIFSQNEQLANNYYDKGDFEKAKLIYEDLLKSSPSNTQYFLRTIDCYQQLQQFDLAEKTIQERYNRYKQGAFLVELGYNYQLQKNESKAKNYYDQAIEKIKTNPNDVYGVGNAFERKVLLEYALKSYQTGMQVQPNYNFNFQIGMLYGQLGKTDLMIDLLLTESYNNQQNANLIQTQLSRFMNGETDNTAFKDAMRKALILRTQKEQDVFWNHYLSWFYVQQKEFGKAFIQEKAIYKREPESLISIVNLSQFALNEDDTETASEILNFILQNTKDRDLLIQSNASLMQIKIDKAQEKDYPAITNELQQLLVTYEVNPFTLSLQLIQAHFLAFNLKKTEEAKAVVKKALELNLNAYQQADAKMELADILLLEEKYNQALIYYSQIQLDLKNDVMAHEASLKAAKTSYYKGDFEWALKQFKELKSANTQLIANDALEYFLLINDNTAADSTQTALKQFAKGDFLLYQNKKQEAITQFQNILKSFKGQEIEAVTLLRLGKIYESQKDYASALSQYQQIIDNHSDGIYVDEALFFSAEIYNDELKDIEKAKPLYEKVIFNHQDSIYFVDARKKYRELRGDKNL